TGTGACTTTCATCTAATGCAATTCTAATGCTTTTTTTGCCCTGCAAATTGTTAGATTGGTTTACTTCTTTTCAATTTGATGCTTCTTCTTTAGTTACATATGTTGTGAATACTGCACTTGCTCCTGCACTTGGCCTACCCCTGAATCCACAAGCTGCCTCTGATGCTGAGAAAGTTCTCTCTTCATCCCTATCAAAGATAGAGTCCTTTTGGCTCCAAGGGAGTGGACGATTTTTGCTAGGTGGCAATCAACCATCTATAGCAGATCTAAGTCTTGTGTGTGAAATAATGCAACTGGAGGTAAAGTTCAGTGATATAGAAGAGAGGAATCTATTTCCATAAAAACAgcacttatatatatatttctgatGAAtgcattaaattattttacatggGGATATATGTTTAATCAACCTCTGTTTTTAGCTTATGCAGTCACTTGTTCTATCAAGCAGAGTGGGCcccttttcttattttttcctCCAGTTCTGGTGTTTCTTTTATGTCATAGATGAGAGAAAGCTAGAGGACAACGACTCTGGTTGATATCTCTCTAGGATTACGATATGCTGCTGATGATTATATATGGTCGTTTGGCTAGAAATTCACTAGTCTGTTTCTCTTGTATTTTGCATAAAGAAGTTACTAGTGTGATGATCTCACTGTAAAATTTACTGTGATTTAGGTTTTGGATGAAAATGATCACAATCGGATACTTGCTCCATATGAGAAAGTTCAGCAATGGATCAAAGATACAAGATATGCGACAAGGCCTCACTTTGATGAAGTACATAAAATCCTCTTTAAAGCCAAAGCCAGGCTGCAAAAGCAGAGGTCAACTGGGGAAAACAGTGAGACTCAATTAAGCTTGACAACAACGTTGCCCTCAAAGATGTAAAAGTTGTTCCACTGTGTTTGTCTTGTACAGGCTCTTGcatctgtttttcctttttcttttggtgTGTGTTCCGTTTGCTTGAGAGCCTTGGGAGATTAACTTTCAAAGATACGTTTAGTAATGCTGCAATTGCGTCTAGCGCATTTGTTAAGATGTCGATTGTCTTCATTCTTAACATTGTAGTCCTTCGACAAGAATCCAATTGATGCAAGAAAATTGCCTTGGTTACCCCAAACTAACTAAAGAAACTTGGATCAATAAAATTCTTTAGCAGCTTaatgaaagaacacaaaaagtatggatttttcattaaattagaGACATCACGTCAGCGATTAATACTTGATTACTGTAGAGAGAAAGGTATATCTTGGGTTTTTATTTTGTAGCTAACTATTTAAAAGGAAATTGCAACATCAATTGGGGTTAAGATGTTCCTCTCAAGAGTCGAAACAAAAACAACGATCCCCATCTTGATTGCTTCTTAGCTAGAGAAGGTTGATTTTCTTTGCTGTCATTTACATTTACAGATTTTAGGAAACTCTGATAAGAGGCGTTGCATGTTAGATTCTACTTTCTCGAGTTGGTGAAATTAATACACACTTGCCTAACTGGCTATCTGTCAAAACAACAAGAGTCAAGAATTTTATCATGCGCCTTCAATCTTTCATTTACAGCCACATATATACAGGAATTTTTATATCTACAAAAcgggaaaaggaaaagaatgcTATTCACCATCATCATTTAGCTGGTCCTGGCAATGCTCTAAAACTCTTTGCTATATAACACCTAAAaaaatatggaaaaaaaaaaagaaggttcGACAACCGGTCATTGGTCACTCGATCCTTATTCCACGAATCTCTAGATTTTCCAATATCTTGGGTCTCTTGTAATTTTTTAACAGGAGAGAACACATTACCACACTGACTGAAGAAGCTGCCATGGCAGCACCAGCAACCCATGGGGGCAAACGGAATCCAGTTCCAGGAAAAAGTGCCCCAGCTGCTATTGGGATGCCTAGTAAATTATAACCCAAAGCCCAAATGTAGTTTAGACGAATACGAGAAAAAGTCTTCCTGGAAAGGTCTATAGCAGTAATCACATCCTCCAGGTTGCTCTTCATCAGAACTATGTCAGCTGCCTCTATGGCGATATCTGTGCCTGCACCAATTGCCATTCCAACATCTGCTGCTACAAGTGCTGGTGAATCATTTATTCCATCGCCAACCATTGCCACTACATAGCCTGAGGCCTGCAAATAATAGAGATTAAAGTTGAAAAATATTGTCACCACTTGTGAGATCTTAGCTAGTGGAAAAACTATGGTGCACATGTACCTGTAACTCCTTCACTTTCTCTGCTTTCTGTTCAGGTTTGGTTTCTGCCATAACAGTTTCAATCCCAACTTCCCTAGCAATGGAATTGGCGGTTCCGTAATTGTCACCTGTCACCATTATGCTCCTTACTTTCATAGACTTGAGAATGGAAATGACTTCACGTGCTCCTGGTTTCAGCGGATCAGATATGGCTAGTAATCCAATGACTTCTCGATCTATAGAGATTAAAATCCCGGTTTGAGCCATCTCTTCGGTTTCTGCAAGCATCTCTTCAGCATCAACTGGAATGATAATGTTGTTATCGAGCATTAAGCTTCTGTTTCCTACTATTATTTCCCTGTTGCGGACAATAGCTTTTACTCCATGGCCAGTAATGGAGACGAAATCTTGTGCCTCTGGCCAAACAGGGCTCTCTTCATCTTCTCTGAATTTCTTGGCATACTCTACAATAGCTTTGGCCAAAGGGTGCTCGCTATTTACCTGTTATAGATAGATAGCCAGATGTTAAAGGTTTTGTTTCTTAATATTCCAGTGAATTCTCTTAGAGGTCTAAGATTTAAAGTGGTATTTCCAAAACAACCAGTTAAAAGTGAGTTTTAAGGATAATAACATACCTCAGCCGCAGCAACAAGTTCGTAAAAATCTCCTAGTACCATATTCTTGAAGAGTTTTGTGTTAACAACCACTGGCTTTCCAACTGTAAGAGTTCCTGTCTTGTCAAACACAATACAATTCACCTGCAAGATCAATAATTAGACCCATTAGAAGCACATTGAGTACTGAAAGGCCAACGACATATTCATTACAGTTTCAAGCAGATTGGTGGATTTGGTCTTGAAAGTTGAAACAGTATATATGAATATGTTGAGAATGTCATATATTACAAGTTACTAATTAACAGAAGGAAAGATAGTTTTGTGATTAACCTTGTGTGCACTTTCTAATGCTTGGCCGCCTTTGATTAGAACACCCTGAGATGCACCAACTCCTGTACCAACCATGACAGCAGTTGGAGTTGCTAAACCAAGAGCACACGGGCAGGCTATAACAATAACAGCAATTCCAAATTGGAGAGCAAGCTCAAAGCTGTCTATAGAATTTGGTATCCAAGATTTCGGGTAGACATGGAACTTCCCAGCTAAAAACCAGGCAAGCCAAGTAGAGAATGAAATAATGATTACCTGAAAAAGATGGTTAATTATTTACAACTTGTtgcttatatataatataatatatatatatatatatatatgtatatatatatattcaattcaTTGATGAAATTATATGCTTACCAGAGGCACAAAGAACTTGGAAATACGATCAGCAAATTTCTGCACTGGAGCTTTAGCCATTTGCGCTGACTCAACAAGACGAACAATTTGCGAAAGAGCACTTTCTGATCCAACCTTTGTAGCCTTAATATGCAATACTCCATTCTCATTCACTGTACCCCCAATCACAGGATCACCTTTCCTCTTTGCCACTGGCCTTGCTTCTCCTGTTATCATGCTCTCATTGACGTGGCTCTGACCCCATATGACAAAACCATCTGAAGCTACTTTTGCACCAGGCAGGATTTTAATCACATCGTTCTTTTGTATCAATCTGCCATCAATCTCTTCTTCCTTAATCACATTTCCTTCATCATCTAGAGTCAATAATATTGCTGTCTCAGGTGCCAAGTCCATAAGCATAGCAATGGCCTCGGATGTCTTTCCTTTAGCCAAAACCTCTAGATACTTTCCAAGTAGAATGAATGATATAAGCATTGAGCTAGTCTCAAAGAAATCTGTCCCCATGAAATCTGGAGAAGCAGCAGCTCTCAACACAGAGTAGAACGAATAGAAGTAGGCTGCATTTGTTCCTAAGGCGATCAGAACATCCATATTAGCAGAATGATGCCTTAATGCTTTGTAGGCCCCCGTGTAGAATCGTCGGCCAATGACGAACTGCACTGGAGTGGATAGAACCCACCTCAAAATTGCTCCTGTAGTCAGCATATTGACTATTTTAGTCTCCAATCGATGCTCAATCACAGGGATGTACATAAAAACCATGGATATTAAGAATACAGGAATGGTAAAAACCAAACTCCAAAGGAAGGATCTGTAATATTGCTTAATTTCCTCTCGTCTATGGCTTTCTCTTCCTCCTGACCCTTCAGGAAAGATCATGGCCTTCAATCGTCCGGCTCCAATTGATTGAATCACTTTGATAAAATTTCTAGGACCAGTCATTTCTGGTTTGTAAGAAATAGAGAATTTGTTGAGTGCAGTGTCTATGTCTATATTTTGAACGCCAGGAAGTGCTCGAAGAGAATTTTCAATCGCTTCAATTGAATGGTCATTCCTTATACCATCAACTTTAAGGTGTATCTTGTCTATGTCTTCACCTGTACTGATAAGTATGGCTTCAAATCCTATATCCTCTATGGACTGTAAGAGCTGGTTGTGGCTCAGAACCTTTGGATCATAATGAACTTCTACTTCTTCAGTTGCCAAGGCCACTTGAGCCTTTTGTACACCTTGAGTTGCTTGCAGAGCTTGCTCAACCGTGTTAGAACAAGAAGTGCAAGTCATTCCATTAATGAGCATCCGGCATACCTGAGTTGATCTATCACTGGTCTCATCTTGAATCAGTTTGGCCTCAAATCCCGCATCTTCGATAGTTTCACGAATGGTTTCTTCCTATTCATATATGTTATTACAAAGTCATGAACATTAAAGAGATTAACGGTGGAACTAAAGACACAAATCATAAGGAGCATAGGTAAAACAGAAGCAGGCATGTTAGATTAGTTCCTATCTGTAACCAAATCAGCAGCTATGACTGTAAATATGCTTCTTCCGTCACAGGACAGCTGCTGACCTGAAGGTCCTGAGCTATGAAGTCTATAAAAGGTTAAATTGGGCATGTCCATCTGGGCTCCACAGGCCCAAATGTATTAGGCAAGACCCTCATAGATCCTAACAGCCAGCTTAGCATGGTTTGGGTTCACAAGCCTGGCCTATTCTAGAAACACAAACCCATTTATGTTCTTCATGTCTTCTTCTATTCTAATGCAAGATTTCGACGCTGATGTGACGATCATAACAGGCATTACGTTTTTATCTCAATGGAAGAAAAAGCACAAGTTTGCTTGTGCATAGCCTAAAAAATGGacatttctaactttaataGAAAAGAGAACACCTTTTCTTACCTATCACTGTGCTGGAAATCATCTGGAGGCAAATAATGAACACGATCAACTTGTTATTTTCTGAAGGTCCATCGACATTAAATAGTAACATGCAGTAGAGAAATTAGTCAATATCAAATTTGGGACCATCCCAGAAGAGCTCTGGAAATAATTCCACGTTTCATTTCCACTACCAAAAGTGTGAAATAAAAATGCATTCAAGGTcgtttttctattaaaaaaaaaaaaattcgcagtgcaactttttataatttaatttttttttttttgaaaaaaaaaaatccttttaaGGCTTCTTTTACTTGAAGCACAGTACACTGCTCAACAAACAAGAAAAACaattaagagagagagagagagagaggaaaagCCAGAACACACAGATGAAGAAAACAATTAAAGCAAATGGATCAAGAACATACGTTAACGAAAGTCGGATAGAATAAAACTTGAGCCCGATTATTCAAGAAATCAACAGCAGCCTCGCGAATACCAGGAAGGCGTTTGACTGCTTTCTCAACGGATCCAGCACAAGCAGCGCATGTCATTCCGATGACAGAAAACACAGCCTTGGCCTCCGACCCCTTGACAATATTTTCCGACGCGGAAAAGCCTTTGGGGTATTTAGGCATGGAGGGGTAGCGAGGTCTGGGAGACAAATCTCCATAGCTTTCATTGCGTACGCAAGCTAACACCAGTAACTTGGAGGCCATGAAAGTGTTCGACCTCGGTCTCCGAGTGATCTTTTCCCTGCAAAAGCACAAGAAAACGGAATTTTTGAATTATATATACAAGGTGGTGTTGGTTATAAGACAATGACATTTGGTTCGTGCGGTGTAGCCATGTGGGCACACAGAAGAAGTGATAGTGCTAAAGTTGGAGAATTGGAGGGACTATTTAATCGGAGCTTTTCATTTTTTGAATTATTACTGGGTCCTCCAGCCCACTATGTTTTCTGAAGCTATGAAGTTATCataaataaaaacttatttatttGGTGATAATGGTAAGTACGTTCACTAGTGACGATGGCTGTTACGTTACCCTTACCTTATCATTTGGGGGtttagagagaaaaagaaaaagaatggaAACTGTGTAGAGCTTACTCAAAAGACATGGTGAACTGATATGTAGAcgaatatatatagagagaaacttgaaaaaacaaaaacgtcaagtatatttattatatagatCCCAAATATGATTGCTTTACGTGTAGATCTTTTGCATGATCATGGCAGTCGCTGCCACCAAAAATCATATCATGAAATAATGCCGCCGTGACACTTTGCTTCTGGACTTTAGtaaccttaattttttttttggaaaaaaggAAACATGCACACTGCAGGTGCAGGATGGTGAATCTTGTCACAAATTACTGTAATCAAGCACTGCAATTTTGTCTTCCTCAATAAGTGGCTTTAGAAATGGACATATGAATATATATGGTATAGAAATTTATCAAACTTTAATACGTCACCCAATCCATTATTGAAATCCAAATCCTACTATAATTTCTTCTTTTAACGATTGAGGATTGGAATCATCTTAAAGAAAAAGGttgcaaaaataaaaatctttaacTTTTTGTGCTTTATCAAACTTtagataaagaaagaaaaagatgtGAATTCTTATTGCTCAAGTGAAAACTGAAAATATAGTAGTTTATTGATGAAGTTCAGACAATAAAGAGGTTATGAATATGTTAAAGGGGGAGCGATTCCAACACGAAAAActcagaaaaaataaatattgaaaaaattaaaattaaatcaaatttattgaaaaataaattaaatcaattttaaaagatatatttattatatttaaacactttaatttcataactttatataatttattcttaattttgttattactttaattttaaaatatacattaattttaattttagtaatttatttaaattagaagTTCTTAGTCCTAAACATATTAAACTTctattcaaattataattttataaaaatacttaaagagtacgaaatttattgaaaatgtgatttttataaaaatatgttattataatataaaaaaagtgaactattattttaaaataataaaaaaatatgaaaaaattataagatagagaaagtatttatttgaaaaattaattaataattaattacaaattttatgttttttaaaaagttaataatattctaaaaaattaataatgaatctcaatatgtttttaattatatttttaagctatttattttttttttactttttatgatCTATAAttcatatatgaaaaaaataataaacggATTACCTAAAATAACTATTATATTTGTATACTGTTACAATAAAGTCTAAATTTACTTAACTGTTaagattgatttattttaattttattatttaaattatttgcaattttatataaatataaattcttaACCATTCTgtgtttaaattcttttaattaagttttttttatagtttaattaaaataaaaaagcttACTTTCAcctgaaaaattataataataattttaatatgtgagtaatattaaatatttatataataataaactaaaaaccTTTCAttccttttaaattgatttttgtataaaaattgactaatttttttttaaaatatttttattttatagaattaaaaaaattaaaataatgattttattatatgatatagccttaaatattttaaaaaatatcttttaataatttatgtaaaagttattttaaaatataactttaaaaaaaGTTACTTTCGCGTttgtaatgtgatgtaatgtgattttaaaaaaaagaaactgaaaaaaaaacttttattcttttaagttggtttgtataaaaaattattaaa
This is a stretch of genomic DNA from Manihot esculenta cultivar AM560-2 chromosome 2, M.esculenta_v8, whole genome shotgun sequence. It encodes these proteins:
- the LOC110608700 gene encoding glutathione S-transferase T1 isoform X1 yields the protein MKLKVYADRMSQPSRAVIIFCKVNGIDFEEVRTDITKRQQLSPEFKEINPMGKVPAIVDGRFKLFESHAILIYLACVFPGVADHWYPADFFKKAKIHSVLDWHHSNLRQGAVTYVVNTALAPALGLPLNPQAASDAEKVLSSSLSKIESFWLQGSGRFLLGGNQPSIADLSLVCEIMQLEVLDENDHNRILAPYEKVQQWIKDTRYATRPHFDEVHKILFKAKARLQKQRSTGENSETQLSLTTTLPSKM
- the LOC110608700 gene encoding glutathione S-transferase T1 isoform X3, with product MGKVPAIVDGRFKLFESHAILIYLACVFPGVADHWYPADFFKKAKIHSVLDWHHSNLRQGAVTYVVNTALAPALGLPLNPQAASDAEKVLSSSLSKIESFWLQGSGRFLLGGNQPSIADLSLVCEIMQLEVLDENDHNRILAPYEKVQQWIKDTRYATRPHFDEVHKILFKAKARLQKQRSTGENSETQLSLTTTLPSKM
- the LOC110608700 gene encoding glutathione S-transferase T1 isoform X2; protein product: MERLVSFSQHVISEINPMGKVPAIVDGRFKLFESHAILIYLACVFPGVADHWYPADFFKKAKIHSVLDWHHSNLRQGAVTYVVNTALAPALGLPLNPQAASDAEKVLSSSLSKIESFWLQGSGRFLLGGNQPSIADLSLVCEIMQLEVLDENDHNRILAPYEKVQQWIKDTRYATRPHFDEVHKILFKAKARLQKQRSTGENSETQLSLTTTLPSKM
- the LOC110608697 gene encoding probable copper-transporting ATPase HMA5 isoform X1, with amino-acid sequence MASKLLVLACVRNESYGDLSPRPRYPSMPKYPKGFSASENIVKGSEAKAVFSVIGMTCAACAGSVEKAVKRLPGIREAAVDFLNNRAQVLFYPTFVNEETIRETIEDAGFEAKLIQDETSDRSTQVCRMLINGMTCTSCSNTVEQALQATQGVQKAQVALATEEVEVHYDPKVLSHNQLLQSIEDIGFEAILISTGEDIDKIHLKVDGIRNDHSIEAIENSLRALPGVQNIDIDTALNKFSISYKPEMTGPRNFIKVIQSIGAGRLKAMIFPEGSGGRESHRREEIKQYYRSFLWSLVFTIPVFLISMVFMYIPVIEHRLETKIVNMLTTGAILRWVLSTPVQFVIGRRFYTGAYKALRHHSANMDVLIALGTNAAYFYSFYSVLRAAASPDFMGTDFFETSSMLISFILLGKYLEVLAKGKTSEAIAMLMDLAPETAILLTLDDEGNVIKEEEIDGRLIQKNDVIKILPGAKVASDGFVIWGQSHVNESMITGEARPVAKRKGDPVIGGTVNENGVLHIKATKVGSESALSQIVRLVESAQMAKAPVQKFADRISKFFVPLVIIISFSTWLAWFLAGKFHVYPKSWIPNSIDSFELALQFGIAVIVIACPCALGLATPTAVMVGTGVGASQGVLIKGGQALESAHKVNCIVFDKTGTLTVGKPVVVNTKLFKNMVLGDFYELVAAAEVNSEHPLAKAIVEYAKKFREDEESPVWPEAQDFVSITGHGVKAIVRNREIIVGNRSLMLDNNIIIPVDAEEMLAETEEMAQTGILISIDREVIGLLAISDPLKPGAREVISILKSMKVRSIMVTGDNYGTANSIAREVGIETVMAETKPEQKAEKVKELQASGYVVAMVGDGINDSPALVAADVGMAIGAGTDIAIEAADIVLMKSNLEDVITAIDLSRKTFSRIRLNYIWALGYNLLGIPIAAGALFPGTGFRLPPWVAGAAMAASSVSVVMCSLLLKNYKRPKILENLEIRGIRIE
- the LOC110608697 gene encoding probable copper-transporting ATPase HMA5 isoform X2; this translates as MLINGMTCTSCSNTVEQALQATQGVQKAQVALATEEVEVHYDPKVLSHNQLLQSIEDIGFEAILISTGEDIDKIHLKVDGIRNDHSIEAIENSLRALPGVQNIDIDTALNKFSISYKPEMTGPRNFIKVIQSIGAGRLKAMIFPEGSGGRESHRREEIKQYYRSFLWSLVFTIPVFLISMVFMYIPVIEHRLETKIVNMLTTGAILRWVLSTPVQFVIGRRFYTGAYKALRHHSANMDVLIALGTNAAYFYSFYSVLRAAASPDFMGTDFFETSSMLISFILLGKYLEVLAKGKTSEAIAMLMDLAPETAILLTLDDEGNVIKEEEIDGRLIQKNDVIKILPGAKVASDGFVIWGQSHVNESMITGEARPVAKRKGDPVIGGTVNENGVLHIKATKVGSESALSQIVRLVESAQMAKAPVQKFADRISKFFVPLVIIISFSTWLAWFLAGKFHVYPKSWIPNSIDSFELALQFGIAVIVIACPCALGLATPTAVMVGTGVGASQGVLIKGGQALESAHKVNCIVFDKTGTLTVGKPVVVNTKLFKNMVLGDFYELVAAAEVNSEHPLAKAIVEYAKKFREDEESPVWPEAQDFVSITGHGVKAIVRNREIIVGNRSLMLDNNIIIPVDAEEMLAETEEMAQTGILISIDREVIGLLAISDPLKPGAREVISILKSMKVRSIMVTGDNYGTANSIAREVGIETVMAETKPEQKAEKVKELQASGYVVAMVGDGINDSPALVAADVGMAIGAGTDIAIEAADIVLMKSNLEDVITAIDLSRKTFSRIRLNYIWALGYNLLGIPIAAGALFPGTGFRLPPWVAGAAMAASSVSVVMCSLLLKNYKRPKILENLEIRGIRIE